The DNA sequence CTGTGGGACGCAGGGCTGCAAAGGCACGGGGCTGCGGGATGCAGGCTGCGAGCTGCAAGGATACGGCGCTGCAGAAGTGAGGACGCAGGgatgcaggctgcaggcagccggGATACGGGGCTGGGGGGTGCaaggctgcagggctgcaggatGTGGGCTGCAAGGATTTGGGGCTGCGGGATGTGGGCGACAAGGACGCAAGGCTGCGAGCGCTCTGCCAGGCTGTAGCCTGCAGGGATACAGGGCGGTGGGATGTGGGCTGCAAGGATGCAAGGCTGTGGGATGCAGGGCTGCAGCCTGCAAGGACGTGGGACTGCAGGATGCAACACTGCGGGGTGCAGGCTGCAAGGACACAGGGCTGCGGGATGAGGGAATATAGGTTTGTGGGATGCAGGGATATGGGGTGTGGGGACCTGGGGCTGTGGGACGCAGAGATACAGGGCAGTGGGATGTGGGGTTCAGGGCTGTGGGGATACagggctgcaggggtgcgggATACAGGGATACGAGGCTGCAAAATGTGGGATACAgggctgcaggacacaggacacGGGGGATACAGGGCTGTAGGATGCAGGATGTGGGAATACGGGAAGCGGGATATGGGTAGACAGGGCTGCAGGATGCGGGAACATGGGAAGCAGGATATGGGCTGCAGGATGGGGGATGCAGGGAGGGACACAGCTGCCGGGTGCAGAGATAAGGGATTCAGGATATGGGGCTGCAGGATGAGGCATTTGGGGATAGGGGATTGAGGATGCAGGCTGCGGGATGCAGGGAAGCCAGAGCCCGCTGCCCAGCCCGGGCAGCTGCCCGGGACCTGCCCTCGCGGAGGGGGTCCGTCCTTCACCTCCCTGGAGTTTTGCATCGCCCTTTCTCCCTGCTCCGCTCCAAAACGCTGGGCACAACCCGCTGTCTGCtgccggggggcagcgccggAGCCCTGCTCAGGGGATCGCTCCCGTTTCCCAGCCCTCCCTCGTGCAAGCGCTGGGACCCAGGTTAAGCACTGAGATGGCCCCGGGAGCCCTCCCTGCACCCAAAGCGTCCCATCCTCGGGTGTCCCGCGCCCTGGCCGGGAAGCCGAGCCGGTTTCACAGAGCCTCGCTTTCCCCTTGCAGGCCAGTCGTGGAAAGCGCTGAGCGCCAGCGACAAGCGTCCCTTCGTGGAAGAGGCCGAGAGGCTGCGAATCCAGCATCTACAGGATCACCCCAACTACAAGTACCGCCCAAGGAGAAAGAAGCAAGCCAAGAAAATCAAGAGGATGGAACCCAATATCCTCCTCCATAACCTTTCCCAGCCTTGCAGTGACAACTTCAGCATGAGTCACCATGGCGGCAGCCAGCCGGGCCACCCCCAGCCTCCCCCACTTAACCACTTCAGAGAACTCCACTCCATGGGGTCGGATATTGAAAACTATGGCTTGCCAACTCCTGAGATGTCTCCCTTGGATGTCTTGGAACAGACCGAGCCAGCGTttttccctccgcacatgcaggATGACTGCAACATGATGCCCTTTCGCGGctaccaccaccatcaccagATGGAGTTTGCCCAGGAGAAGTGCATCGGGCGGGACGTGGCGGTGCCCTACGCGCAGACCCCCTCGCACTTGGCCGATGCTATGAGGACTCCCCACCCGTCCGGCATATACTACAACCAGATGTGCTCGGGAACTCAGAACGGGCTTTCGGCCCACCTGGGCCAGCTCTCGCCCCCTCCCGAAGCCCACCACATGGAGAGCGTGGATCACTTGAACCAAACCGAGCTCTGGACAGACGTCGACCGCAATGAGTTCGACCAGTATTTGAACATGAGCAGGACTCGTCCTGAAACCTCAGGACTCCCTTACCATGTGTCCCTGTCCAAAGTGACTCCTAGAAGCATCTCCTGCGAGGAGAGCAGCTTGATATCCGCCCTGTCTGATGCCAGCAGCGCTGTCTACTATAGCCCGTGCATCACCGGTTAGGTCTGCCCCACCGTCCGGCGCGCTCGCCGGGAGAGCCCCAGAGCCCGCGGCGCCGGCTCTCCCCGGAAAACCAAAAGCCGTCTTCCTTTAACCACGAGCTCCGTAATATTTAGAGTATCTCATTAAATGCATCGCTTtcgttatttcttttcttttcttttttttttttttaaaaaaaaaaaccacgctgAAGTCACTGATATACCGTATACCTATATAACACACATAGATGCCTTTCCCAAGCCGAGGTTAACACGCGCGCtagcctgccgcccgcccgccccgcgccggccccgcacgCCCGGCCGAGCCCCTCGCCGGCGGCTCGCCGCAGGGCTGAGCTCGAGCGCCCAGGTGAGGGAGTTCGACCAGCTCGGGGGGATTTTTTTAGGCGAACTACAGCGAATCCTGCCTGAAAAGCAGCGACGAGCAGGACGAGCCGAAGCCGCCTGCCCCGCGCGCGCTTGACCTtgcgggggggggaagctttAGGAGTGCTTTGCAGGGACGGTTAAAGACGCGGTGCCTATTAGTGGGGGTCTTTAGGACAGTTTTTACTGTATTATCAGCAATATATTTTAATTGGGCAACAAAACTATATTTTTACTaagcattttttatatataaaatgatatttaatgtctttggggttttttttttagtagacttttttaaaatgaatcaaGGGATATCCATGAGATCTAAAGCATTTATGTAGCAAAGCTGGAtttcaaatcaaaaacaaaaaaagaaaaaaggagatatTTTGTGAAAAGGGAATTGCAATGTAAATATTGTGGAACAATTGACTGGAATTttgtacaaaagaaaaatacGACTGCAAACACTTTTATTGTCTAGAACTGTATGGAGAGCAAACTGTTTTATACCGGTTAATTATTAAAACATCTTCATATAATTGTTCCCATCTTGTGTGCTTGTTGTGTGAACACATATTTTCCGCAAATACATGTTGTCCCAACCATTTCCAGATTGCTGTATCCGTTGATTAATGTTTTGACAATCTGGCAAATGTATTAATTTGGAGGGCGCGCGCAGCCCTCCGCTCGCGGCGCCGTGGCCGGCGGCTCCGGCAGCACCGTGCCCGGCCGGCGCCGCCGAAAACCCCTGTAATAAACCATGCGATATCCTCCGCTCCAAACGCCTCTGTGGTTTTTATGGGGCAGCGCACCGCTgcgcggggttgggggggggggtgcgttcCCGCGAGCCCCCCGTTTTCCCGCGAAACCCCCCAGAAATGGGCTCCCAGGTGGGACAGACTCGCCCCCGGGcgcggggatcctgccggcgctCGCGGCGCTTCCTGCCGAACGCCGGCTTTGCAAACCGGCAGAGGCAGAAATGACAGTATCTGTTGCATAAAGCCCCAGCGGCATCCGTTCCTTGAATGATGAGTGATTTAAACCAGGCCGATATAGCCAAAaaaggctatttaaaaaaatgaatagaagagcttttttgttgttgttgttggcaaAGAATTGCCTTTTAGGGGAAATGGATATTTAACAAACGACATTAATTTTCAAGCTTCTCCTAAATTAAATTCACATTAGTGTTAACAGGACTCAATCCTGACTCACTcgggcttttttttgttgttttttttttaacgcgGAGCGCTAATGAAGACGAAGCCGttcgggggccggcgcggcgcgctcCCACTAACCGACGGGAACGCTCTCCGTCGCATTTCCATATACAGTATGTAAAAAGGGGGAATCCATGGAAAAATGACCTCATTACCTACACGGGAGGAGGGCTGGCGCCGGGCCACGAGCGGTGCGGCCGGCATGTGCCAGGGCCGGAGCCGAAGCAAACGCGCGGCGCACGCAGCGAGCCGCATCCTGCGCGCCACGGCCGGCCACCAACAGCAGCGGCTTCCGCGGGCTCCAGCGGCGACGAAGGAGACGAGGGGAAAGGAAAGCCCGGACTCGTTCTCCAGCCCCCCGGCCGGCGGGTTCGGTCCCTGCCGGCCGGCGCTGCCTTCCCGCACTTAgccggcgccgccccgctgcccccagccgGGAAAAGCCGTCAGCGGATGAGCTTGCGGAGGAAGCGCTAAGGTGTTTTGCCGCGGCGGAAAGTCCCCTCTTTCCCCACGGCTTGTCCTCGCCTCCCGGCTCAGAGGACAGGAAGACGTTTCAGCTGGTTTCAAGCCGCTGTCGCTTGCTTTCGAGCGAttcggggccccggggtgccctCGCTCCGGGCGTCCGCCCCATGCTGGGAGCTTTCCCGAAGCACCCGCGCTGCCACGGCCTGGAAGACGCGCGGTGCGATGGGGCCGCGCCGGTGCGATGCTCCCGGAGATGCAGCGTGTTGCACGCGCTGCAGCGACGCTGCAAAACCCCTTCCCGGTGCAGCAGCGCCCGGAGCCACCACCACAGAGGCGATTTTTTGGGGCtaaggggccgcgccgccgcggcaggGCTGGTTTCTGTGCAGGGACCGGCAGCACGAAGCCgcgagcggcagcagcagcgccgggACGAGCTGCAGGGGCTCGGCCGtcccgcggggccgctgcggctGGCAAAGGCGCCAGAGCCAAGCGAACGGGACGGGAACGTGGCCCCGGAGCGGGTCAACGAGGCCTCGCTCCGCATTTCGGCTCCTCAGCGACGCGGGGTCCCCGGCCGCCGTGTGtgacccccccgacccccctgCGCCGCACGGCAAAGGGCCCTGCCGGCCCTCCTGCCTCGCCGGGCACGCgtggtttttttaataataaagcgTAATTGCAATCCAGCGCGGGAGCAACGCGCAgctccgccgcctccccggccAGCCCTACCCCAGGTCACGGCCAGCAGCGAAACTCGAAAGAAGGAAAAAcgagggaggaagaaaacaagagCGCGGGTGTAGGTCAGACAACAGAAGGTAGAAGAGCCCGGGCCGGACTCTGGTTTCTGGCCAAACGCtgcagcgccgccgcctcctcccatCCCGCGGGGTGTTTTGCACCGCGGAGCTTCGCACGCGGGAGAGCGGCCGTGCTTGGCTCCCACGAGCGGGAATAAACCCCGGTGCCGCTGCAGATCCGCTTCCGCTGCCCGGCCGGTGCAGGTCTCCCGGTGCAGGaccccggggccgggcagcaccGTCGTCCCTCCCTCGGCCGTGCGCTCGACATCGAAGAAAACCAGTTAGATTCACCACGACTGAGCGAGCGGTTTTGTTTCGACCGCAGCCCCCTTCGCTGCCCCCGGCTTTACGGCCGCGCCGGAGCGCAGGAAACGAGCCCCGAGCGGTTTCCTTCTcggagcggcggcggagcggtGGTCAGGTgttaaatggaaatggaaatggacTTTGCTGGAATAGTTTGGGGATGATTTCACTGCTGTTATGGCTCAGGCCGGGGCCGTTTCCACGCAGCCCCTTCCGATTTTATGACTTAATCTCTCCAAAGCTCGGTGCCTGACGGGCTCTTCCCGGGGCGGAGGAGCCGGCGGCTCTTAGCAGGTCGTTACTGCCCAAATGTGCAGGAGGTATTTGACAGGTACATTTAAAAGCTGacagccccatcctgccggcTCGCCCGGGGCGGCTTGCGGGGCTCCGGGAGGGGGGCGAGCGGGAAGGGGGCGATTTCCTTGGCTCGCCCCGGTGGCATCGGCCCTGCCGGCGCCGGGTGTGCAGCCGTGTGCGTGCCCGTGCACATCCGTGCGTGCGCACCTGCGTGCGTGCATCGCTGCGCGTGGGGGTGTGCACGCGTCTGTGTGCATCGCCGCAGCTGTGTGCGCATGCATCTGCGCGTGTGCGCTGCTGTGCAGCCGTGCGTGTGCGCGCGCATGTGCACGTGTGCATTTGCATCCACATGAGTGTGTGCACGCGTTCATGTGCAtgatgcatgtgtgtgcatccGTTTGCATCTATCCGTGTGCGAGTGCATCTGTGCCTgtctgcatctgtgtgtgtgggcATCCATATGTACGGATTCATGTGCACGTGCAtccctgtgtgtgtgtatctgcgTGTGTGTGCAGCTGGGTGTGCATCCATATGCATCTATCCATGTGTGTGTgcctctgtgcgtgtgtgtgtgtgtatatccgTGTGTGCGTGCTCGTGCGTGCGTGTGTTCTGCTGGAGGTTGACTGGTCAGGTTTATAGATGTTCTGGTTTTTTATGGCATTATAGAGCACTCGATGACATCACCCAAATATTAAAACAGCATGTGCCAGCCGGCCCAGCCTGGGGAATACGCAGCTCGGAGCGATACGAGGGTGAAACATCCCCAGCGGCAAgcggggcgcccgcggggccgggcatgCAGCAGCCGGAGCCGTCACGGCTCGGAGCACCGGGGAGGGCGGGAACGCTGGGAAGTCATCCCGGCTGGGATGCTAAAGGGGAACCGGAGCCTCCAGCTCCTGGGCCAGGCCCCAGAGGACGGCGCTGGGCGCCCCTTCGTCCTGCCGTGGCCGCGCATGCAGCCAGTGCCCGAAATGGGGCCAGCACTTCGGCCAAGGATGActtcctccgcctcctcctcctcgcccacgCCATGGTGAAGCGGCTGCTCTGGAGGTTTTGTCGGGATTTTTGCTTCGGCACCgaaaaaatgaagatttatcAAAACCAAACCTGTTTGTGGGAAATGGCTCCCAAACATTTCCtgactggagagagaaaaaaaaaaagagcgctggggaaaaaaaaaaagtttccaggtTTTTTTTAGGTTCAGGGCAATCTTTTTAGCTGTGTGACTTGCATTGTATTTTTAAAGGTTAAACAAAGGGAGAAGGTCAAAATCCAAGGAAAGGTTTCAAAGTTTGCTCAGAGAAACCTTTCACAACCGATCCGAAGGAGAAGCTGTCTCGGCTTGTCGGCTCACAAACTTTCCCAAACTTTCTGCTTTGCAGCCCGGTTTGGGAACGGAAATGCTTTAAAATCGCGACGCTTCTTCCAGGACAGGAAAACCATTATTTCCTCCTCGGCGCTGGTCAGAGGTGCCCGGAGCGGGACAGCAAGGAGATAGAAAGGCGACGGGGCTGGAGGGTTGCTCCGGTCCTTCCCCCGAGCCTGCCGCGAAGCCGGAGCCCGGCGAGACGCTGTTTATTGAACCCGAAATGCCCCTTGGAGCCCCCGTGGGCGACGCTCCTGCCCTGTTGTCCGCTTTGGCCGGTGTGGGTTAAAGCCCCCAAGTCAGAGAgcagcgaggaggaggcaggagggaggaagagcgCGGTTGGCAGGGCGGGCGACGAAGATCCCGGGCCGCAGAAGGGTTTCAGCTCTGCAGCTTTGCACCGGCAGCCGGGACTCGTTTCTCCAccctccccgctccgctccggaGCCTGTGGAGAGGGGTTTCTCTCCCCCGTAAAGCTCGCATTCCTACCGAACGGAGACCTCCCGGCTACTCAGCTCCGCTTGC is a window from the Apteryx mantelli isolate bAptMan1 chromosome 18, bAptMan1.hap1, whole genome shotgun sequence genome containing:
- the SOX18 gene encoding transcription factor SOX-18, giving the protein MNISESNYCREEIPQPRGDCSWVTAAVPAAEPALAFPRPPGAASPASRTPSPEPGFAFGPGAGGAVPGAAPGAAASRTPSPEPGYGYSPPAGRAEGKAGEDSRIRRPMNAFMVWAKDERKRLAQQNPDLHNAVLSKMLGQSWKALSASDKRPFVEEAERLRIQHLQDHPNYKYRPRRKKQAKKIKRMEPNILLHNLSQPCSDNFSMSHHGGSQPGHPQPPPLNHFRELHSMGSDIENYGLPTPEMSPLDVLEQTEPAFFPPHMQDDCNMMPFRGYHHHHQMEFAQEKCIGRDVAVPYAQTPSHLADAMRTPHPSGIYYNQMCSGTQNGLSAHLGQLSPPPEAHHMESVDHLNQTELWTDVDRNEFDQYLNMSRTRPETSGLPYHVSLSKVTPRSISCEESSLISALSDASSAVYYSPCITG